From the genome of Flavobacterium ovatum, one region includes:
- a CDS encoding efflux RND transporter periplasmic adaptor subunit, whose protein sequence is MKTRLILAIGIVTLTFTSCKKEVENPEVNTTFALSDSMLKTTKTAAASTEIVKNELSFYGKIVADNNKSIDVYPLVGGNVLKVNVELGDYVKKGQVLATIRSTEIADFEKQMIDAKSDLMVAKNNLKVSKDLFEGKLNSERDVLQAKSEVDKSNSQLNRVQEIYKIYNIKPGSIYEVTAPISGFIIQKSINQDMLLRNDRSENIFDIAEISEVWAIANVNESDIEKVKLGQSASVTTLSYPDKIFHGKIDKIFNIIDPDTKAMKARIKLANRSFLLKPDMNATIKLSFNEDKSMVAIPNSAVIFDKSKNFVMIYKDRNNIETRQVEVYRQVGDTTYISSGLTDSEKVITKNQLFIYDALND, encoded by the coding sequence ATGAAGACACGTTTAATATTGGCCATAGGAATAGTTACCCTTACGTTCACAAGCTGCAAAAAAGAAGTCGAAAACCCCGAAGTAAATACCACTTTTGCATTAAGCGATAGCATGCTTAAAACTACAAAAACTGCTGCAGCTTCGACTGAAATCGTAAAAAATGAGTTGAGTTTTTATGGGAAAATTGTAGCCGACAACAACAAATCTATAGATGTATATCCGCTTGTTGGTGGTAATGTTCTAAAAGTGAATGTTGAGTTGGGTGATTATGTCAAAAAAGGACAAGTACTAGCCACCATACGAAGTACAGAAATTGCTGATTTTGAAAAACAAATGATTGATGCTAAAAGTGACTTGATGGTTGCCAAGAATAATCTAAAAGTTTCCAAAGACTTATTTGAAGGGAAATTAAATTCTGAAAGAGATGTTCTCCAAGCCAAAAGCGAAGTAGATAAATCCAACTCACAATTAAATCGAGTTCAAGAAATTTACAAAATTTACAACATAAAACCAGGTTCTATTTATGAAGTAACTGCTCCAATAAGTGGATTTATCATTCAAAAAAGTATAAATCAAGATATGTTACTGAGAAATGACAGATCTGAAAACATCTTTGATATAGCTGAGATTAGTGAAGTTTGGGCCATTGCAAATGTTAATGAAAGTGATATTGAAAAAGTTAAATTGGGGCAAAGTGCCTCAGTAACTACTTTAAGTTATCCAGATAAAATTTTCCATGGCAAAATTGATAAAATCTTTAATATCATAGACCCAGACACCAAAGCGATGAAAGCTAGGATAAAACTAGCCAATAGAAGCTTCTTACTAAAACCAGATATGAATGCAACTATCAAATTATCTTTTAACGAAGATAAATCTATGGTAGCAATCCCAAATTCGGCGGTTATATTTGACAAGAGCAAAAATTTTGTCATGATTTACAAAGACAGAAATAATATCGAAACCAGACAAGTAGAGGTTTACAGACAGGTTGGTGATACTACTTACATTTCGAGTGGACTAACTGATAGCGAAAAGGTTATTACTAAAAATCAATTATTTATTTACGATGCCTTAAACGATTAA
- a CDS encoding carbohydrate porin: protein MKIVNSLFILYCFISTTFLFAQNPKNDTIEKYSLKYQMTSIYQYHPAFNAKYSGDNSLKNVEERALSLTSTLYFDLPVWKGAKISLNPEMSGGEGVSGAKGLGGFANGETFRIGQTKPVVYMARMLLEQNFDFDKLHNLKIVLGKFGLSDYFDGNNFCHDPRTQFLNWSLMTQGAWDYAANTRGYTDGIYANYQFNSWQIRASIDALPTVANGPNVSFSFKNSNAINIELEKEVHFANNDTSIIKLLGFRNVAAMGNYNLTNTIYIGQPDITSTRADGRTKYGIGLNAEYGHADKWGAFTRFSYNDGKNETWAFTEIDQSATLGINLKGKMWNRLNDFGGIALASNGLSASHQKYQQLGGNGFMIGDGNLNYGTEKIAEAFYSFAIPKTNFTLSPDYQYIINPGYNKDRGPVQFLSLRFHTEF, encoded by the coding sequence ATGAAAATAGTTAATTCTCTATTTATACTCTACTGTTTCATTAGTACTACATTTTTATTTGCTCAAAATCCAAAGAATGACACTATTGAGAAATACAGTTTAAAGTACCAAATGACTTCAATTTACCAATACCATCCTGCTTTTAATGCTAAATATTCTGGAGATAATAGTTTGAAAAATGTTGAAGAAAGAGCATTGTCTCTGACCTCAACACTATATTTTGACCTGCCTGTTTGGAAAGGAGCGAAAATCAGTTTAAATCCTGAAATGTCTGGCGGAGAAGGTGTTTCGGGTGCTAAAGGACTAGGTGGATTTGCAAATGGAGAAACCTTTAGAATTGGTCAAACAAAACCAGTGGTATATATGGCTCGAATGTTATTAGAACAAAACTTTGATTTTGATAAATTACATAATTTAAAAATTGTCCTTGGAAAGTTTGGTTTGTCGGATTATTTTGATGGTAATAATTTTTGTCATGATCCCCGTACTCAGTTTTTGAACTGGTCACTTATGACTCAAGGAGCTTGGGATTATGCTGCCAATACAAGGGGGTATACTGATGGGATTTATGCTAATTACCAATTTAATAGCTGGCAAATAAGAGCCAGTATTGATGCTTTGCCAACGGTAGCCAACGGGCCAAATGTTTCGTTTAGCTTTAAGAATTCAAATGCTATAAACATTGAATTAGAAAAAGAAGTTCATTTTGCCAACAATGATACTTCAATTATAAAATTATTAGGTTTTAGGAATGTAGCTGCAATGGGGAATTACAATTTAACCAACACCATCTATATAGGACAACCCGATATTACATCGACCAGAGCAGATGGTAGAACTAAATACGGAATAGGCTTAAATGCAGAATATGGGCATGCTGACAAATGGGGTGCTTTTACAAGATTTAGTTATAATGATGGTAAAAATGAAACTTGGGCATTTACAGAGATTGACCAATCTGCAACATTAGGAATCAACTTAAAAGGAAAAATGTGGAACCGTCTAAATGATTTTGGAGGAATTGCATTAGCTTCAAATGGTCTTTCTGCTTCGCATCAAAAATACCAACAATTAGGAGGAAATGGATTTATGATTGGGGATGGGAACCTTAACTACGGTACAGAAAAAATTGCGGAAGCATTTTATTCTTTTGCTATTCCAAAAACCAATTTTACCCTTTCGCCAGATTATCAATACATCATAAATCCTGGGTATAACAAAGACCGTGGACCTGTGCAATTTTTATCATTACGTTTTCATACTGAATTCTAA
- a CDS encoding CusA/CzcA family heavy metal efflux RND transporter: MNKFIKNIIAFSLKNKAFTFFWVGLLSVAGFIAFKNMPIEAFPDVTNTQIIIVNQWNGRSAEEIERFVTSPIEISMNSVQKKTSVRSITMFGLSVIKIIFDDGVDDAFARQQVNNLLKNVSLPDGVDVDVQPPYGPTGEIFRYVLKSKNRDSRDLLTIQSWTIDRQLRAIPGVADLVAFGGQEKTYEVGVNPAKLAQYNITPLQVYDAINGSNLNVGGDVIEKNGQAYVVRGVGLLKSIQDIENIIVDDANGNPILIKNVADVYESAMPRVGQAGLDANDDVVEGIVVMRKGENAKEVLALVKAKIDDLNNNILPKDVKMETFYDRDRLMNFTTETVMHNLFEGIVLVTCIVFLFMADWRTTFTVSIVIPLSLLFAFLCLKLMGMSANLLSLGAVDFGIIIDGAVVMVEGLFVVLDKKSHEVGMYKYNKLAKGSLIKRTGTEMGKAIFFSKLIIITALLPIFSFQKVEGKMFSPLAYTLGFALIGALLFTLTLVPVLSHILLNKNVKEKHNPFVNFWDNLVEKGFGWTFKHKVKALMISFILLVSVFFSASFLGTEFLPQLNEGALWVEAKLPMSTSLTETVKTTAVLRKELQSFPEVIGVLSQVGRSNDGTDPSGFYYVQMQVNLKPKEEWTRKITMDQLVDQMDKKLTKHQGIGYNYSQPIIDNVAEAVAGINASNAVKIYGDDLDELDELANQVISKIKDVPGIKDVGILRNVGQPELSVVLDREKMAAYGVTLKDAQAVLELAFGGKTATEKYEGEKKFDVRVRYAKEYRKDEKDISELKVPTIRGAKIPLKEISEVKTVTGPAFIYRDNTKRFIGVKFSVRDRDLGSTIADAQSRVKKLKMPTGYSVGWTGEFENQVRASARLGQVVPISLIGIFVLLFILFGNIKDSLLVLANVPFAIIGGIIALHLTGMNFGISAGVGFIALLGICIQNGVILISEFHHNLKAKMTLEESIFKGVKARTRAVVMTALMASIGLLPAAISTGIGSESQKPLAIVIIGGLVTATILTLLVFPIIFWVFNRKKHAPIV, encoded by the coding sequence ATGAACAAATTCATTAAAAATATCATTGCTTTCTCTTTAAAGAATAAAGCTTTCACCTTCTTTTGGGTTGGATTACTTTCTGTAGCTGGTTTTATTGCATTTAAGAATATGCCTATAGAAGCATTCCCTGATGTAACCAATACTCAGATTATCATTGTAAACCAGTGGAATGGCCGTAGTGCCGAAGAAATTGAGCGTTTTGTAACCTCTCCAATTGAAATTTCGATGAACTCTGTTCAAAAGAAAACCAGTGTACGAAGCATTACGATGTTTGGTTTATCGGTAATCAAAATCATATTTGATGACGGTGTTGATGATGCTTTTGCACGTCAACAAGTCAATAATTTACTAAAAAACGTGTCTTTGCCTGATGGTGTAGATGTCGATGTACAACCTCCCTATGGACCAACAGGTGAAATCTTTAGATATGTGCTAAAAAGTAAAAATCGTGATTCCAGAGATTTATTAACTATTCAATCTTGGACAATAGACCGTCAATTACGAGCGATTCCTGGAGTGGCTGATTTAGTCGCTTTTGGTGGTCAAGAAAAAACGTATGAGGTAGGTGTTAATCCAGCAAAATTAGCGCAATACAACATTACACCTTTGCAAGTTTATGACGCCATAAATGGCAGTAACTTGAATGTAGGTGGTGATGTTATCGAAAAAAATGGCCAAGCCTATGTAGTGCGTGGAGTAGGTTTATTAAAATCAATTCAAGATATCGAAAACATTATAGTTGATGATGCTAATGGCAATCCTATTCTAATCAAAAATGTGGCCGATGTTTACGAAAGTGCAATGCCGCGAGTAGGTCAAGCAGGACTAGACGCTAATGACGATGTTGTAGAAGGGATTGTCGTAATGCGTAAAGGTGAAAATGCAAAAGAAGTTCTTGCCTTAGTAAAAGCAAAAATTGATGATTTGAATAACAACATCTTGCCAAAAGATGTAAAAATGGAGACTTTTTACGACCGTGACCGTTTGATGAATTTCACTACCGAAACCGTAATGCACAACTTGTTTGAAGGAATTGTGCTGGTTACTTGTATCGTTTTCCTATTTATGGCAGATTGGCGTACTACTTTTACGGTTTCTATTGTTATTCCGTTATCATTGCTTTTTGCTTTTTTATGTCTAAAGCTAATGGGCATGAGCGCCAATTTACTGAGTTTGGGAGCGGTGGATTTTGGTATTATCATCGATGGCGCCGTCGTAATGGTCGAAGGATTATTTGTAGTACTAGACAAAAAATCCCATGAAGTAGGTATGTACAAGTACAACAAATTGGCCAAAGGAAGTTTGATTAAACGAACAGGAACCGAAATGGGTAAAGCTATTTTCTTTTCAAAATTAATAATCATTACAGCCTTGCTACCTATCTTTTCTTTCCAAAAAGTAGAAGGAAAAATGTTCTCTCCCCTAGCCTACACCCTTGGATTTGCCTTGATTGGAGCTTTGCTATTTACACTAACATTAGTCCCTGTGCTTTCTCATATTTTATTGAATAAAAATGTGAAAGAAAAACACAATCCTTTTGTCAATTTCTGGGATAATTTGGTCGAAAAAGGATTTGGATGGACTTTTAAACATAAAGTAAAAGCATTGATGATTTCATTTATTTTATTAGTATCTGTTTTCTTTTCAGCGAGCTTCTTAGGAACGGAATTTTTACCGCAATTAAATGAAGGTGCTCTTTGGGTAGAAGCCAAATTACCAATGAGTACTAGCCTAACCGAAACTGTAAAAACTACGGCAGTACTTAGAAAAGAATTACAGTCTTTCCCCGAAGTAATTGGCGTTCTGTCCCAAGTAGGTCGTAGTAATGATGGAACAGATCCTAGTGGATTTTACTATGTGCAAATGCAAGTAAACTTAAAACCAAAAGAAGAGTGGACACGCAAAATTACAATGGACCAATTGGTGGATCAAATGGACAAGAAACTAACCAAACATCAAGGGATTGGTTATAATTATTCACAACCAATTATTGATAACGTTGCTGAGGCTGTTGCTGGAATAAATGCTTCTAATGCAGTAAAAATTTATGGTGACGATTTGGATGAACTAGATGAACTAGCCAACCAAGTAATCAGTAAAATCAAGGATGTTCCTGGTATCAAAGATGTAGGGATTTTGAGAAATGTTGGTCAACCTGAGCTAAGTGTAGTTTTGGATCGTGAAAAAATGGCTGCTTACGGCGTTACTCTAAAAGATGCACAAGCTGTTCTTGAATTGGCTTTTGGAGGAAAAACAGCTACCGAAAAATACGAAGGAGAAAAGAAATTTGATGTACGTGTGCGTTATGCCAAAGAATACCGTAAGGATGAAAAAGATATTAGCGAGTTAAAAGTACCTACAATCCGTGGCGCTAAGATTCCGTTAAAAGAAATATCTGAAGTTAAAACCGTTACAGGGCCAGCTTTTATTTATAGAGATAATACCAAACGTTTTATTGGAGTAAAATTCTCTGTGCGTGACCGAGATTTAGGAAGTACTATAGCCGACGCACAATCTAGAGTAAAAAAACTCAAAATGCCTACCGGATATAGTGTGGGTTGGACAGGAGAATTTGAGAATCAAGTGCGCGCCAGCGCCAGATTAGGTCAAGTGGTTCCCATAAGTTTGATTGGAATATTTGTTTTACTTTTTATCCTATTTGGAAATATTAAGGATTCCTTATTGGTTTTGGCAAATGTACCTTTTGCTATCATTGGCGGAATTATTGCGTTGCATTTAACTGGAATGAATTTCGGAATCTCCGCAGGAGTTGGTTTTATTGCTTTGTTAGGAATCTGTATTCAAAACGGGGTAATTCTAATATCTGAATTTCATCACAACCTTAAAGCAAAAATGACACTTGAGGAATCAATTTTTAAAGGGGTAAAAGCTCGTACAAGAGCAGTTGTAATGACGGCATTAATGGCTTCGATTGGCTTATTACCAGCAGCTATTTCTACAGGTATTGGATCTGAATCACAAAAACCATTGGCTATTGTAATCATCGGTGGCTTAGTGACAGCTACTATTTTGACATTATTGGTTTTCCCAATTATTTTTTGGGTATTCAATAGAAAAAAACATGCTCCTATAGTGTAA
- a CDS encoding DUF1801 domain-containing protein, translating to MQSKALTIDDYLMELPQERREVMVKLRETILEHLPDGFVEEMNYGMIGYVVPHLLYPEGYHCNPKPPLLFVNITSQKNFIALYHMGIYANPDLFEWFVSEFPKYSNAKLDMGKSCIRFKKVDQIPFELIAELVQKMTVQNWIACYEIQFKNKTFNNL from the coding sequence ATGCAATCAAAAGCGCTAACAATTGATGACTATTTAATGGAGCTTCCTCAAGAAAGAAGGGAAGTGATGGTTAAACTTAGAGAAACTATTCTTGAACATTTACCCGATGGTTTTGTTGAAGAAATGAATTATGGAATGATAGGCTACGTTGTTCCACATCTATTATATCCTGAGGGATATCATTGTAATCCAAAACCCCCGTTACTTTTTGTAAATATTACCTCTCAAAAAAACTTTATCGCTCTGTATCACATGGGAATTTATGCTAATCCTGATCTTTTTGAATGGTTTGTTAGTGAATTTCCAAAATATTCAAATGCCAAACTAGATATGGGGAAAAGTTGCATTCGATTCAAGAAAGTGGATCAAATCCCTTTTGAATTAATCGCAGAATTAGTTCAGAAGATGACTGTTCAAAATTGGATAGCTTGCTATGAAATACAATTTAAAAATAAAACATTCAACAACCTTTAA
- a CDS encoding SRPBCC family protein: MKIIKKILFAILAIIAIALIVALFMPKDYAVEREIVIKQPKDSVFNYIKYLKNQDDFSVWARIDPDMKKTFSGVDGTVGAIAGWESQNDKVGVGEQEIIKITEGARIDFELRFKIPFESNDNAYMSTEAITVNETKVKWGFKGIMPYPMNLMFPLMNMEEMLGKDLQQGLDNLKVALEK, encoded by the coding sequence ATGAAAATCATCAAAAAAATTCTATTTGCGATATTGGCAATTATTGCAATTGCACTTATTGTTGCTCTCTTTATGCCTAAGGATTATGCTGTAGAAAGGGAAATTGTTATCAAGCAGCCAAAGGATTCTGTTTTTAATTACATAAAATATTTGAAAAACCAAGATGACTTCAGTGTCTGGGCTAGAATTGATCCTGATATGAAAAAAACTTTTTCTGGTGTTGATGGGACGGTTGGAGCTATTGCAGGATGGGAAAGCCAGAATGATAAAGTTGGCGTAGGTGAACAGGAAATAATAAAAATCACAGAAGGAGCTAGAATCGATTTTGAATTGCGCTTCAAAATTCCTTTTGAATCCAATGATAATGCCTATATGAGTACTGAAGCTATTACTGTTAATGAAACCAAAGTAAAATGGGGTTTCAAAGGAATTATGCCCTATCCCATGAATTTAATGTTTCCTTTGATGAATATGGAAGAAATGCTGGGCAAAGATTTACAGCAAGGATTAGATAATCTCAAAGTAGCACTGGAGAAATAA
- a CDS encoding DUF2238 domain-containing protein: MKNLFIMLSLYFIILIWSAINPKEIFTWFLEIIPAILGLIILAVTFKKFRFTEFTYSLILLHCIILFIGGHYTYAEVPFFEYIKDVFQQSRNNYDKVGHFAQGFVPALITRELFIRKNVINNQSFFNFIIVCICLAISAAYEWIEWGVSLVTGAGGDSFLGTQGDIWDTQSDMLFVTIGAIVGLLMFSKIQDKQIAATLNILV; this comes from the coding sequence ATGAAGAACCTATTTATAATGCTTTCCCTTTACTTTATCATATTAATTTGGTCAGCAATAAATCCGAAGGAAATATTTACTTGGTTTCTAGAAATAATACCTGCCATACTTGGGCTCATCATATTGGCTGTTACTTTCAAAAAATTTAGATTTACAGAGTTCACTTATTCTCTAATACTACTTCACTGCATCATACTGTTTATCGGAGGTCATTACACTTATGCAGAAGTTCCATTTTTTGAATATATCAAAGATGTATTTCAGCAAAGTCGAAATAATTATGACAAAGTTGGTCATTTTGCACAAGGATTCGTACCTGCCTTGATTACAAGGGAATTATTTATTAGAAAAAATGTAATCAACAATCAAAGCTTTTTCAACTTCATCATTGTATGTATTTGTCTCGCTATTAGTGCTGCTTACGAATGGATTGAATGGGGAGTTTCATTGGTTACTGGAGCAGGCGGAGATTCCTTTTTGGGTACACAGGGAGATATATGGGACACACAATCGGATATGCTTTTTGTTACGATTGGAGCTATTGTAGGATTGCTTATGTTTTCTAAAATTCAAGACAAACAAATAGCCGCAACTCTAAATATTTTGGTTTAA
- a CDS encoding phosphoribosylaminoimidazolesuccinocarboxamide synthase translates to MSNTITTTNFNFPNQKSVYRGKVREVYNINDNLLVMVATDRLSAFDVVLPEGIPYKGQILNQIATKFMELTADIVPNWLIATPDPSVAVGHLCEPFKVEMVIRGYLSGHASREYAEGKRSICGVPMAEGLKENDKFPEPIITPTTKADNGEHDADISREAILANGIVTEEDYIVLEKYTRALFQRGTEIAASRGLILVDTKYEFGKTKEGVIVLIDEIHTPDSSRYFYAQGYQERQNKNEEQKQLSKEFVRRWLIENGFQGKEGQQIPEMTTEYIETVSERYIELYENILGEKFVKADISNINERIEKNVLAYLAK, encoded by the coding sequence ATGAGCAATACAATAACAACGACCAATTTTAATTTTCCAAATCAAAAATCGGTTTACAGAGGTAAAGTTAGAGAAGTTTACAATATCAACGACAATCTATTAGTGATGGTTGCAACGGATAGACTTTCAGCTTTTGATGTAGTTTTGCCAGAAGGAATTCCTTATAAAGGACAAATTTTGAATCAAATCGCTACTAAATTTATGGAATTGACTGCTGATATTGTACCAAACTGGTTGATTGCTACTCCAGATCCAAGTGTTGCTGTAGGGCATTTGTGTGAGCCTTTCAAGGTAGAAATGGTAATTCGTGGATATTTATCAGGACATGCTTCTCGTGAATATGCCGAAGGAAAAAGAAGTATTTGTGGTGTGCCTATGGCAGAAGGTTTAAAAGAAAACGATAAGTTTCCAGAACCAATTATTACGCCTACTACAAAAGCAGATAACGGAGAACACGATGCAGATATTTCGAGAGAAGCTATTTTGGCAAACGGAATCGTTACAGAAGAAGATTATATCGTATTAGAAAAATATACGCGTGCTTTGTTTCAAAGAGGAACAGAAATCGCTGCAAGTAGAGGTTTGATTTTGGTTGATACTAAATATGAATTTGGTAAAACAAAAGAAGGAGTTATCGTTTTGATTGACGAAATTCATACTCCAGATTCTTCGCGTTATTTTTACGCCCAAGGTTACCAAGAAAGACAAAATAAAAATGAAGAGCAAAAACAATTGTCAAAAGAGTTTGTGCGTCGTTGGTTGATCGAAAATGGTTTTCAAGGTAAAGAAGGACAACAAATTCCAGAAATGACCACAGAATATATTGAAACAGTATCTGAAAGATATATTGAGTTATATGAAAATATCCTTGGTGAGAAATTTGTGAAGGCTGATATTTCTAACATCAATGAAAGAATAGAAAAAAATGTATTAGCTTATTTAGCTAAGTAA
- a CDS encoding HAD family hydrolase: protein MSALNTIKVIITDLDGTLLNPSHAISEYSKTIFRALHEKNYLIIVATGRHHLDAMPLVEPLGFPVYLVTSNGARIHSPAKELLYSFDIPSATVKSVLDIGISDEFTIVLYKESVWLTNKYNEKINDFQPTLNYMPEVVNYKNVADLSTIKMFITHEKHSKLVELQDRILEKHSKLLSHAFSLPWCLEFMDITVDKSVAIAKILEIEKYRFDQAISFGDGYNDEKMLIATNKGFIMGNAPESLKNKLSKLQVIPANSEDGVAHFLADTILNNNI, encoded by the coding sequence ATGAGCGCATTGAATACTATTAAAGTGATTATTACAGATCTAGACGGAACCTTGCTAAATCCTTCACATGCAATATCTGAATATTCTAAAACTATCTTTAGAGCACTTCACGAAAAGAATTATTTAATTATTGTTGCAACAGGCAGACATCACCTTGATGCAATGCCACTTGTAGAACCTTTAGGTTTTCCAGTGTATTTAGTTACTTCAAACGGAGCTAGAATTCATTCGCCTGCAAAAGAATTACTTTATTCATTCGATATACCAAGTGCTACCGTTAAATCTGTTCTGGATATTGGAATTTCTGATGAATTTACAATTGTGTTATACAAAGAGTCGGTATGGCTGACTAATAAATATAATGAAAAAATAAATGATTTTCAGCCTACCTTGAATTATATGCCTGAAGTCGTTAATTATAAAAACGTTGCCGATTTAAGTACTATTAAAATGTTTATCACTCATGAAAAACATTCAAAATTAGTAGAATTACAAGATCGGATTTTAGAAAAACATTCCAAGCTTTTGTCGCATGCTTTTAGTTTGCCGTGGTGTTTGGAATTTATGGATATCACAGTGGATAAAAGTGTAGCAATTGCCAAAATTTTAGAAATAGAAAAGTATCGCTTTGATCAAGCCATTTCTTTTGGTGATGGCTATAATGATGAAAAGATGTTAATAGCTACTAATAAAGGATTCATAATGGGAAATGCACCGGAGAGTTTAAAAAATAAATTATCGAAATTGCAAGTTATACCAGCTAATTCAGAAGATGGTGTGGCACATTTTTTAGCTGATACTATTTTGAATAACAATATTTAG
- a CDS encoding SDR family NAD(P)-dependent oxidoreductase, which translates to MKTVLITGACGGIGKATALYFAEQGWSIIATMLCLEQGKEFDNIANIKCFVLDVSSTESIEKCKNEILLQYSKIDLVINNAGVGYRSFVELAEDKEIERIVEINWLGVVKVCRAFIPVFRKQNKGQFINITSIAGLVNLPLGSFYHSTKHAVESFSECMAYELIDFKISVATVQFGNTPSNFQKNVVKSNTSSIPSYEHLMNKIGVVLAKKTIKNSDLKNSIIQELYQIAENPPKNFKRYTIGFDANFLNIIRKRLGYQIFARLIRRSIFK; encoded by the coding sequence TTGAAAACAGTATTGATAACAGGAGCATGTGGAGGAATTGGTAAAGCAACGGCTTTATATTTTGCTGAACAAGGATGGTCTATAATTGCTACAATGCTATGCTTGGAACAAGGAAAAGAATTTGATAACATTGCCAATATTAAATGTTTTGTCTTAGATGTTTCTTCTACTGAAAGTATAGAGAAATGCAAAAATGAAATTCTATTACAGTATTCAAAAATTGACCTAGTTATAAATAATGCAGGAGTAGGATATAGAAGTTTTGTAGAATTAGCAGAGGATAAGGAGATTGAACGAATCGTAGAAATCAATTGGTTGGGTGTTGTCAAAGTTTGCCGTGCTTTTATTCCTGTTTTTAGAAAACAAAATAAAGGGCAATTCATAAATATAACTTCTATTGCGGGATTAGTAAATTTACCATTAGGAAGTTTTTATCATTCTACAAAACATGCCGTAGAGAGTTTTTCAGAATGTATGGCTTATGAGTTGATAGATTTTAAAATTAGTGTTGCAACTGTTCAGTTTGGGAATACACCATCAAATTTTCAAAAAAATGTAGTCAAATCTAATACATCTTCCATTCCGTCTTACGAACATTTAATGAATAAAATTGGTGTAGTTTTAGCTAAAAAGACGATAAAAAATTCAGATTTAAAAAATTCTATAATTCAGGAATTGTACCAAATTGCAGAGAATCCACCTAAAAATTTCAAAAGATATACGATTGGATTTGATGCTAATTTTCTTAATATCATTCGAAAAAGATTAGGCTATCAAATATTTGCACGATTGATACGTCGTTCTATTTTTAAATAA
- a CDS encoding PhoH family protein, translating to MNERIIELIDIAPKEFWGAQDTHLEMIKKYYPKLKIVARGTTLKAFGEKDILDEFEKRFQRLLLHFSRYNNIDDNVIERVILGNGEEDKRTTINDKILVHGVGGKMIKALTPNQQLLVDTINKNDMVFAVGPAGTGKTYTGVAMAVKALKEKQVKRIILTRPAVEAGENLGFLPGDMKDKLDPYMQPLYDALRDMIPNEKLEDYIAKGIIQIAPLAFMRGRTLDSAFVILDEAQNTTHSQMKMFLTRMGKSAKFMITGDPGQVDLPRRTISGLKEALLVLKDIEGIGIIYLDDRDIVRHKLVKKVIDAYKYTENTD from the coding sequence TTGAACGAAAGAATCATCGAGCTCATAGACATCGCACCAAAAGAGTTTTGGGGCGCTCAAGACACTCATCTTGAAATGATCAAAAAGTACTACCCGAAACTAAAAATTGTGGCGAGAGGCACAACGTTGAAGGCTTTTGGAGAAAAAGATATTTTAGACGAATTTGAAAAACGTTTCCAACGACTTCTATTGCATTTTTCAAGGTACAATAATATTGATGATAATGTAATTGAGCGCGTTATTCTAGGAAACGGTGAAGAAGATAAACGAACTACGATCAATGACAAAATATTGGTGCATGGCGTAGGTGGCAAAATGATCAAAGCATTGACGCCCAATCAACAATTATTGGTAGATACCATTAATAAAAACGATATGGTCTTTGCCGTTGGGCCTGCCGGAACGGGTAAAACCTATACAGGAGTTGCTATGGCTGTCAAAGCTTTAAAAGAAAAACAAGTAAAACGTATTATTTTGACACGTCCAGCTGTAGAAGCAGGTGAGAATTTAGGATTTCTTCCAGGTGACATGAAAGATAAGCTAGACCCTTATATGCAACCGCTTTATGATGCTTTGCGTGATATGATTCCTAATGAAAAATTAGAAGATTATATTGCAAAGGGAATTATCCAAATTGCACCCTTAGCCTTTATGCGTGGTCGAACATTAGATAGCGCTTTTGTAATTTTGGATGAAGCACAAAATACGACTCATTCTCAAATGAAAATGTTTTTGACTCGAATGGGGAAAAGTGCTAAATTCATGATTACAGGAGATCCTGGACAAGTAGATTTACCAAGAAGAACTATTTCAGGTTTGAAAGAAGCGCTTTTGGTTTTAAAAGATATTGAAGGTATTGGAATTATTTATCTTGATGATCGAGATATTGTGAGACATAAATTAGTCAAAAAGGTGATCGATGCTTATAAATATACCGAAAACACAGATTAA